ACTCCTCCACCGCCGTATTGGTGGTTTTGAACAAATCTAAATAATACATCTGTTAATGGTTTTAAGTTCATGTCTTTATTACCATTGTCTATAATGTAACCTAAAACAGAATTCTCAAACATTCTTGGGTAATTTTTATTTATAACTTTTCCATCTTTTACAAAGTAACAATTTGCACCACCACAGAATACAATCTTATTAATTGCATTTTGGTTGTAAGTTACACCACCAAAGTATGAATCTATACCAAAAATAAATGGATTTCCTAAATCTCCAAATTTTTCATTAAACTCCCTAATATCTTTACCGTCATAATTTGACATGTAAACAAAAGTTGGCATATCTACTTCTGCTGTGTAATTTTTAACAATTTTAGAAACATCTACCTTTTTTCCATTAGGAAAAACTGCATAAATGTCTCCTGCATTAGCCTTTGATACACCAATTCCTAACACTGCAACAACAGAGACAGAAAACAACAACTTCTTCCCTGCAAATGAAAAAGAACTTCTCCTTTCCTTTTTCATCTTTCTCTCCTTCTCCCTTAATTATTTTTTGGCATTCTAACTCGGGGGGTGATGTCAAGGGGAAATTGTTGGTTTAGGGATTTTCTTAAAAGCATGTGAAGCTTAACTAAATATTTTAGGTTTATATAGGTTTATAAAGATGAGGGATAACAAAAAAAGCCAATCTGAGCATGCCACCCAGATTGGCTTGATAACTTTCTCTCTAATAATTGGTAGCGGGGGGAGGATTTGAACCTCCGACCTTCGGGTTATGAGCCCGACGAGCTACCAGACTGCTCCACCCCGCGTCAAGCGACGCCTTTATTTATAATCATTTATTTTAAAAAGTCAAGTGTTTTTGTTTGATTTATTGAAAGCCTAATTTACCCCTTGTTTGATGGTTTCCTTTTTCTATAGGTGAAGATAAAATTTTGTCGAATTCTTCTTTGCTTATGTATTGTGGTGTGTATGTTGCACCAAGATTTTTGAGTTCCGATATAAATATGCGCAGGTGATTTCTTGAGCCTCTCGTTAAATTGGAATACACTCGCTTTATTGCACTATTATCTGTGTTTTTTATGTATTTTTCTAAGTCGTAGATGTCTAAATCTTCTATCGTCGCTCCAATTTTGAGTGCATCTATTCTGCTTTTTGACCCATCTTTTGTTAATTGTTCGTATAATTTTTGCATCTTTTGAGATTTGAATTTACCGTTCTCTTTGCCTGTTGTTGGGTCGGTGATTCCATAAACAGACAGGAGTCTTCTTATTGCCCTTATGTGATTACTTTCGCTTCTTGCAATCCTTTCAAATACAGGCATGTTCCATTTCTTGTAAAGGTATGTGTAAACATCGTGAGCGAGTTTTTCTTCTTCAACCATGTGTATCAGCCCAACTCTGTCGGCTTCGGTGATTTTTTGATTGATTGTTATTGTCTGTCTGTTGCCTTTGTTGTATCTTGGACCACCGTATGCAATTGCTAAGTTTGACATCATTCCAACACTTACTGTTAAGGCTATACCTATTTTTAGCGCTTTTTTCATCTTTCCACTCCTTCTTTAAAGAATTTTTTTTGATTATAATTTATATTTCTTTTTCAGTCAAATATAATATTTTTCTGATGATAATTTTAATAAAATGGAAATAATATAATGACAAAAATGTAAATTAAAATACAAAAATATTCATTTTTAAATTGCAATTTGGGGTCAGCAACAAATATATTGCTTGTTATAATAAAAAAGGAATATATCTTGCTAAACAAAGCTTAGCTTGATTAAGAGAATGGGGGTGTTCTTTATGAAGAAGTTGATGGGTGTGAAATTGGTTTTTATGGTTTTTTTGCTGTTTTTTTCTTTTGGGTCTTTGTCTTTTGCTTCTGTTGGTAAGGTGAACAGCGGGGATACAGCATGGATGCTTACATCAACAGCTTTTGTTATGTTTATGACTCCTGCTGGTCTTGCTCTGTTTTACGGTGGTATGGTAAGGTCGAAAAATATTTTAAACACGATAGCTATGTCTTTTTTGAGTTATTGCATAGTGAGTGTTGTATGGGTTTTGTGGGGATACACTCTCTCTTTTGGGCCAGATATTGGTGGAATTATAGGGGATTTTAAATATTTTCTTATGAATGGTATAACTCCTTCTTCAGTTGAAGGGACTATTCCCGCCTTTCTATTTGCTGCTTTTCAAATGACATTTGCAGCTATTACAGTGGCATTAATTAGTGGTAGTGTGGTAGAGAGATTGAAGTTCTCTTTTTGGCTTGTTTTTAGCGTGCTATGGGTGAGTTTTGTTTATTCTCCCATTGCACATTGGGTGTGGGGAGGTGGATTTTTATCAAAGCTTGGGGTCTTGGATTTTGCAGGTGGAACAGTCGTTCATATAAATGCTGGCGTTGGCGGTCTTGTTCTTGCACTGTTTGTTGGTAAAAGAAAAGGTTTTAGAAGAACAGCCATGCCGCCTTCTTCTATAACTTTAACAGCTTTGGGTGCTGCTATGCTCTGGTTTGGTTGGTTTGGATTTAATGCTGGAAGTGCTTTGGCTGCTGATGGGTCTGCTGCAAGTGCGTTTTTTGTTACGAATATCGCTGCTGCAATAGGAGCTATAAGTTGGATGGGTGTTGAATGGATTGTCCATAAGCACCCAACTGTGCTTGGTGCTGCAAGTGGTGCTGTTGCAGGTCTTGTCGCTATTACTCCCGCTGCTGGTTTTGTTAATAGCTTGGGTGCTTTGATTATAGGTGCTGTTTCTGGCGTTTTGGGTTTCTTAGGTGCTTCGTATCTAAAATTTGTTTTTGACTACGATGATTCGCTTGATGCTTTTGGTGTGCACGGTTTAAACGGTATATGGGGTGCTTTGGCTACAGGTTTATTTGCTGACCCTTCTATAAATGGAGCTAAAGGACTATTTTACGGAAATTTCCATCAGTTTCTAGTTCAAGTTGAGAGTATTATTGTAGTGATAGTATATACCGCCATTATGACATACCTTATAGCAAAGGCGATATCTGTGGTTATGGGGAATATAAGAGTTGACGAAGAAGACGAGGTTAAAGGGTTAGATGTTGCAATCCATACAGAAAAGGGTTTCGAGCTATAAGGTGCCACTATACTGGCACCTTTTTCTTTGTATGTCTTTGAAGGTTAATTTGTTGTTTTTTTAGTTTAGAAAAAGATTCAGGTACTTTCTTAAATACATCCTTTATTTGAAGCACATCTCCAGGTTTTCCACAGATAAGGATTTCATCACCCTTTGTTAACTCGTCTATCTCAGCCGGATGGAGCCATTTGCCGTCTCTGAAGATATAGATTATTTTTACATTTTTGTATTTTAAGAACTCATTTTCCCTTTCCGGTGCAAGACTCTTTAGCAGTGTCCCAAAAAACAGCACCTTATCGTTTGGTAGTCTTATTGGCATGCCTGTTTCTAATAGATTTAGTATCTTTTTGTCTTCTATCTCTTTCGGAGAGATGGAGAATGAAGGTAAATTACACATGATAATGTTTTTAAGTATGCTAAGTTGATGAACGGGTGAGTAGTTTTTATCTGGGACTTGGGCTTCATATAGACTGAAATACTTAGCTTTAACTCTTCTTGATATCTCGACCTGAACGAGATAGGCAAGCAAAACACTTAGGGCAGCAGCAGCAAGGAGATTGTATCCACCAGTCATTTCTGTTA
This genomic stretch from Hippea alviniae EP5-r harbors:
- a CDS encoding ammonium transporter — translated: MKKLMGVKLVFMVFLLFFSFGSLSFASVGKVNSGDTAWMLTSTAFVMFMTPAGLALFYGGMVRSKNILNTIAMSFLSYCIVSVVWVLWGYTLSFGPDIGGIIGDFKYFLMNGITPSSVEGTIPAFLFAAFQMTFAAITVALISGSVVERLKFSFWLVFSVLWVSFVYSPIAHWVWGGGFLSKLGVLDFAGGTVVHINAGVGGLVLALFVGKRKGFRRTAMPPSSITLTALGAAMLWFGWFGFNAGSALAADGSAASAFFVTNIAAAIGAISWMGVEWIVHKHPTVLGAASGAVAGLVAITPAAGFVNSLGALIIGAVSGVLGFLGASYLKFVFDYDDSLDAFGVHGLNGIWGALATGLFADPSINGAKGLFYGNFHQFLVQVESIIVVIVYTAIMTYLIAKAISVVMGNIRVDEEDEVKGLDVAIHTEKGFEL
- a CDS encoding DUF2202 domain-containing protein, producing the protein MKKALKIGIALTVSVGMMSNLAIAYGGPRYNKGNRQTITINQKITEADRVGLIHMVEEEKLAHDVYTYLYKKWNMPVFERIARSESNHIRAIRRLLSVYGITDPTTGKENGKFKSQKMQKLYEQLTKDGSKSRIDALKIGATIEDLDIYDLEKYIKNTDNSAIKRVYSNLTRGSRNHLRIFISELKNLGATYTPQYISKEEFDKILSSPIEKGNHQTRGKLGFQ